The nucleotide sequence CCTCCTGACACCAGATGCGATCAACGCGACACTGGAGTCGATGGGCTTTCAGAACACGCGCACCTCAATGACGATGGGCGCATGGCACTACTCTTACGCCGGGATCACCGGCGAGCCCTCCCCGGAGAAGGACAGGGTCCTCGCTCAGGTGTTCGCGAAGAGCCCTCCCTCGCTGGACAACCCGGCATACTCGAGCGCGCTCACGAATAATGTGGCCTGAGCCCGGGACATGGGCGTCATAATGGAGCGCATATACTATGGCCAGATGGTGAGTCCGAAGGCATCGTGGGAGATGCTTGAGATGCTGAAGGACTGCCAGGCCCGGACGAAGATCCCGGGCCGGCTGAAGCCTGACGTTGTTGTGGCGCACAAGATCGGCGGCAGCAATCGCGTCCAGGGTGATGTGGGCATCGTCCTCCTGCCCTCCGGCCCGCTCGTCATTTCGGCTTTCGCGCTGGCGAACGATATCAAGACCGGCGCCGGAGTTCAGCTTATTGCTGAGCTGAGCAGGATGGCGGTGGAGGCGTTCTCGCCGGAAAGTGTGGAAAGAAAGTAGTTGGTAGTTAGTAGTTGGTAGTTGGCCAGAGGGAGCACATGGGAAGATTGCCTCAATCCGATATGGATGCGCTTGCCGCGTCGTTTGACGGGCGGGTTGGGTTCTATGTGAAGGACCTGGCCTCCGGGGCGTGCCACGCATGGAACGCCGACTGGATCATGCCGACCGCCAGCATCTGCAAAATGCCGGTGATGGTGGATCTGTTCAAACAGGCGCGCGAGGGCAAGCTTTCGCTGGACGACCGGCATACACTGCCCAGCGGCATCTCAGCGCTCGGAACCGGCGTGCTGAGCTCAGCCGAGGACCCGCCGACGCTGACTTTACGCGATTACTGCCGCCTTATGATCACCGTCAGCGACAACATGGCGACGGACATGCTGATTGGCCTGCTTGGCACGGCCAATATCAACGC is from SAR202 cluster bacterium and encodes:
- a CDS encoding serine hydrolase, encoding MGVIMERIYYGQMVSPKASWEMLEMLKDCQARTKIPGRLKPDVVVAHKIGGSNRVQGDVGIVLLPSGPLVISAFALANDIKTGAGVQLIAELSRMAVEAFSPESVERK